One window from the genome of Alosa alosa isolate M-15738 ecotype Scorff River chromosome 15, AALO_Geno_1.1, whole genome shotgun sequence encodes:
- the tmem199 gene encoding transmembrane protein 199 isoform X1 translates to MASSFVVGDQFREKVKELLDTESPVPADLLEELEPILDGEGESSIRFKTVRKLNTYLQKIGHPSYLHELLEDSMLFLPEYKKPPRNPELVARLEKIKAKLANEEYNRMTRNVNTQEISRHGTLADFGKQVRSAKTAVLTVFNFLVTVVAAFACAYIGSQYIFTETTARVISAVIAASVVGLAELYVLVRTMEGDLGEP, encoded by the exons ATGGCGTCATCTTTCGTTGTTGGAGACCAATTCAGGGAGAAGGTGAAAGAACTGTTGGATACGGAGTCTCCAGTTCCCGCAGACTTGCTCGAAGAATTGGAGCCCATACTTGATGGAGAGGGGGAGTCTAGTATACGTTTTAAAACCGTCAGGAAACTCAACACCTACCTTCAAAAAATTG GGCACCCATCCTACCTTCACGAACTACTGGAAGACAGCATGCTATTCTTACCAGAGTACAAAAAGCCTCCACGG AATCCTGAGTTGGTGGCTCGTCTGGAGAAGATAAAAGCAAAGCTTGCTAATGAAGAATACAATCGGATGACAAGAAATGTGAACACTCAA GAAATTAGCCGTCATGGAACATTAGCAGACTTTGGGAAGCAAG TGCGGTCAGCAAAAACAGCAGTTCTGACTGTCTTCAACTTCCTGGTTACGGTGGTTGCAGCATTCGCCTGCGCTTACATCGGCAGCCAGTACATCTTCACAGAAACAACAGCT CGTGTGATTTCAGCAGTGATCGCAGCCTCTGTTGTGGGTCTGGCAGAGCTGTATGTTCTAGTACGGACGATGGAGGGAGATTTGGGAGAGCCATGA
- the tmem199 gene encoding transmembrane protein 199 isoform X2, which translates to MERGSLVYVLKPSGNSTPTFKKKGHPSYLHELLEDSMLFLPEYKKPPRNPELVARLEKIKAKLANEEYNRMTRNVNTQEISRHGTLADFGKQVRSAKTAVLTVFNFLVTVVAAFACAYIGSQYIFTETTARVISAVIAASVVGLAELYVLVRTMEGDLGEP; encoded by the exons ATGGAGAGGGGGAGTCTAGTATACGTTTTAAAACCGTCAGGAAACTCAACACCTACCTTCAAAAAA AAAGGGCACCCATCCTACCTTCACGAACTACTGGAAGACAGCATGCTATTCTTACCAGAGTACAAAAAGCCTCCACGG AATCCTGAGTTGGTGGCTCGTCTGGAGAAGATAAAAGCAAAGCTTGCTAATGAAGAATACAATCGGATGACAAGAAATGTGAACACTCAA GAAATTAGCCGTCATGGAACATTAGCAGACTTTGGGAAGCAAG TGCGGTCAGCAAAAACAGCAGTTCTGACTGTCTTCAACTTCCTGGTTACGGTGGTTGCAGCATTCGCCTGCGCTTACATCGGCAGCCAGTACATCTTCACAGAAACAACAGCT CGTGTGATTTCAGCAGTGATCGCAGCCTCTGTTGTGGGTCTGGCAGAGCTGTATGTTCTAGTACGGACGATGGAGGGAGATTTGGGAGAGCCATGA